From the Alkaliphilus flagellatus genome, the window TTTACATCCTTTATAGACTCTGTATTTAAAAACATTTTCTCTACTACATATCCAGCTACTTCATCTCTTAAGGATTTTATTTCAGCATTAGTCTCCCTAAGTTCCTTGGATATACGTCCTATATCTTCTAATATATCATTTTCACTTACAGCTAATAACCTACCTATTTCTTTTACTCTTTCATACTTTGCAGTGTAATCCTCTACAGCTCTTTTTCCACATAAAAACTCTATTCTCATACCGTTCTTATATTTTTCCCATCTAGTAAATTTAACTAGCTGAACCTCAATAGTAGAGTATGGGTGTGTTCCACAGCATGCATTAATATCGACATCCCCAATTTTAACTAATCTAATTTGATTATCTGTCTTAGGAGGTAGTTTTCTAAGGGAGAGTTTTTTTAGTTCTTTATCAGTTGGATATAAAACTTCTACAGAGATATTGTTAAGTATTATCTCATTAGCCATGTTTTCTGCATTTTTAAAGTTCTCATCACTAATTACCTTATCTATATCTATAGTAGAATACTCTTTTCCAAGATGGAAACCAACAGTGTTAGCATTGAAAAGCTCAATTAAAGAGGCAGATAGAATATGCTGTCCTAGGTGCTGCTGCATATGATCATATCTTCTTTCCCAGTCTATTTTGCATTTAACTTTTTTAATTTTAGAAGGTTTTCTTTCTACTACATGATATATACTTCCTTCTTTATCGTAAACATAAACTACAGGAGTAGACTCTATATAACCAGTATCACTTGGCTGTCCACCACCTTCAGGATAAAAATAGGTTTTATTAAGTAAAATATGAAACTTATTATCTTCCTCTATTATATCTATTATGTCAGCGATAAAGTCTTTTTCATAAGGATTTTCATAATAAAGCTTTTCCAATATCAACAGCTCCTTTTCCCATATGTACTATTTATATTTTACCATAAGAAAAAATCCAATTCACTAAAAGTTATTTATGAATAGGTAGCGTGTATCAAATGAAACATATACGCGATATATGATTAAATTTCCAAAGGATGTTAATAATGTAGATAAAGTATTTTAAAGCAATAAAACTTATTATAGTTAAGAATTATAGGTCACAATACTTGTATATTAAATATTTAAGAGGTGGTTAAAGTGAGAATACCTGAACATATAGGAATAATTCCTGATGGGAATAGAAGATGGGCGGAGAATAAGGGCCTGTCTAGAGCAGATGGATATAAATCTGGAATTGATCCAGGTCTTTTGCTTTTCAAAATGTGTGAAATGGCAGGAGTTAAAGAAATTACATATTATGGATTTACAGTAGATAATACAAAAAGACCAACGGATCAAATAAAAGCTTTTACAGATGCGTGTATTAATGCAGTAAAAATACTTTCGAATGAAAATGCATCTCTTCTTGTAGTAGGAAATACTAATTCTCCAATGTTTCCAAAGGAACTACTGCCATATACAACTAGACAGACCTTTGGTAGTGGCGGAATAAAGGTTAACTTTCTGGTAAATTATAGCTGGAAGTGGGATCTAAACTACTTGAAGAGGTCCAAATGTAGAAGTAACAATATAAATAATCAAATAGAAACCTATGATGTTTCAAGGGTAGATCTTATTATACGCTGGGGAGGACGAAGAAGGCTAAGTGGATTTCTTCCAGTGCAGTCCATATATGCAGACTTTTATGTAGTAGACGATTATTGGCCAGATTTTAAGCCTAATCATTTTTATGAGGCATTAAACTGGTACAATGATCAAGATATTACCCTTGGAGGATAAAACGAAGTTAGCAGAATATTTTATAAAATGAAATTATTTATTCATAACCCCTTATATTTTACAATGAAAAATAGTATAATTAATTTTCAAGATGTATTTATTAAGCTTAGTAAAGAAGGGGTGGACTTCATGGGAGAGCAGAAGGTTTCTATAGTTGATACTATAATTCTTGCTATTGTATCATTTACACTGATTACTATAAGTATTATTTTAAATATTTCGCTTGTGTTCGCTTTTATAGGAGCAGTTATTTTTACATCAATAATACTTTTGAGAAAGGGTTATGGAATTGGAACTCTTATAAATATAATGTTTGAAGGAATTAAGGGATGTAGGTCTGTATTCATAATAATAATACTTATGGGAGCTACTATATCTACTTGGTTGTCCTCTGGTGTAGTACCAAGTATTATCTACTATGGATTTAATTATGTTAAAGGCTATAATTTTGTAGTTGTAGCTTTTATATTTACTTTAATGATGTCCTATGTAATGGGTACAGCCGTTGGAACTATAAGTACTGTTGGAATAGCTATGTTAGCCATAGGTAAGGGGCTTATGATTCCCACCCCTGTACTTTTAGGAGCTGTAATTTCTGGAGCATTTATTGCAGATAAGATTGCACCTATATCTTCTCTTAATAATTTAACATTGGAGATAACAGGCACAGATTATATCGATTACGTAAAGTCTGCTTCAAAGACTTTAATACCCACAATAGCTTTATCAGCAATAATATATTATATTTTCGGAAATGTTTATAAAGGTGGAGGGGATATGGGTAAAGTATATGAATACCAGAAGCTAATAAATAGCTCTATGGTGGTTTCGCCGTATCTTCTGTTGTTTCCTTTGCTAGTTATTGTATTAGCTTTTTTAGGTATTAAGGCATCATATAATATGACAATTGGTGTAATCTGCACATCTGTTGTAACAGTTTTAGTACAGAAGGTTAATATATTAACTTTAGTAAAATCTATACTATGGGGATACAAATCCGGAACTGGAATGGTAGAATTAGATAGTCTAGTATCTGGCGGTGGTATAGTACAAATGCTTGAAGTCGTACTAATAATAATGGGAAGTGTTGCTCTTAGTAGTCTTTTCGAAAACGGCAATTTATTAAAACCTTTAATTGATGGTTTATTTAAAGAAAAGGATAGCAGATTTTCTCTTATTGCAAA encodes:
- a CDS encoding alanyl-tRNA editing protein codes for the protein MEKLYYENPYEKDFIADIIDIIEEDNKFHILLNKTYFYPEGGGQPSDTGYIESTPVVYVYDKEGSIYHVVERKPSKIKKVKCKIDWERRYDHMQQHLGQHILSASLIELFNANTVGFHLGKEYSTIDIDKVISDENFKNAENMANEIILNNISVEVLYPTDKELKKLSLRKLPPKTDNQIRLVKIGDVDINACCGTHPYSTIEVQLVKFTRWEKYKNGMRIEFLCGKRAVEDYTAKYERVKEIGRLLAVSENDILEDIGRISKELRETNAEIKSLRDEVAGYVVEKMFLNTESIKDVKIIKEVYNDVDLKYVNTLASKLAAYPNVVALFGAISGDKAHLVFMRSKDLKVVNMGTLLKDAITLIDGKGGGSDFSAQGGGRNNNNLESCLEYAYNKVKDLVVSGN
- a CDS encoding Na+/H+ antiporter NhaC family protein; the protein is MGEQKVSIVDTIILAIVSFTLITISIILNISLVFAFIGAVIFTSIILLRKGYGIGTLINIMFEGIKGCRSVFIIIILMGATISTWLSSGVVPSIIYYGFNYVKGYNFVVVAFIFTLMMSYVMGTAVGTISTVGIAMLAIGKGLMIPTPVLLGAVISGAFIADKIAPISSLNNLTLEITGTDYIDYVKSASKTLIPTIALSAIIYYIFGNVYKGGGDMGKVYEYQKLINSSMVVSPYLLLFPLLVIVLAFLGIKASYNMTIGVICTSVVTVLVQKVNILTLVKSILWGYKSGTGMVELDSLVSGGGIVQMLEVVLIIMGSVALSSLFENGNLLKPLIDGLFKEKDSRFSLIAKTSLLSCLLTAATCDQTVGIIIPVKVALEKFEKRNIDKSILARTVADTGTIVAPLMPWNVNAVIIYSIIGVSAIQYAPFAVLCFLNPIVMLTGEFISFSRLKTTSESVA
- the uppS gene encoding polyprenyl diphosphate synthase produces the protein MRIPEHIGIIPDGNRRWAENKGLSRADGYKSGIDPGLLLFKMCEMAGVKEITYYGFTVDNTKRPTDQIKAFTDACINAVKILSNENASLLVVGNTNSPMFPKELLPYTTRQTFGSGGIKVNFLVNYSWKWDLNYLKRSKCRSNNINNQIETYDVSRVDLIIRWGGRRRLSGFLPVQSIYADFYVVDDYWPDFKPNHFYEALNWYNDQDITLGG